Within the Catalinimonas niigatensis genome, the region GGGTAGTTTTTGGAAAAGAATGTTTAAGAAAAAAACAGTGTCTACTTTTGAGGGAAACCTAAAAACAACTAAACAAGAAGAGGGTACGAAAGGAACGGATTATCAGGGAAATATAAAACAACAGAAAATTGACTATAATCAATTAGCCAAAGATCAGCATCTCTACCAAGGAAAAATACGCAAGGCACCACAAAAAAGACTAGATCGGCAATTTCAATACAAAGCAGAATATATGAACTTTTATTCTGGCGGAAAAAGAGTGCCTACTCCACATAAAAAAGAAAAGCAGGACAAAGTTAAGTCTGATGACCTTCAATCAGCGGGTATGTATAGAGTAAAAAAACCAAATGATAAAGCCGCAGCATATACTACCTACCATGATCAAATCAAGCTTCCAACATCAAAAGCTAAAACCAGGAATTATAAAAAGCTCTCTGACAAAGTGCATCAATATGATGGAGATGTACGCTATCGTAAGCCTGGAAAAGATATGCACCCCAGCGTATTTTATTTAAAAGCCAAGACTAAGAATTCTTACGAACAAAAAGAGAAATACAGACGTTGGAGATTAGTAATTTCTCATATTTTTAAGCAAAGCGATCAACCCAAACGAGTAAAAGAAAAGGATCGCAAGCCAAGATATGACAAAGATGAAAGTGAAATTTGGTATTATTAGAAACTTATGAACTGGAATACATTAGACAATTCAGATACTATCGCAGAAATCAAAGAAAGCTCAGCACTTCAGCCTATATTAATTTTTAAACATAGTACACGCTGTAGTATCAGCAGCATGACACTAAACAGGTTGCAAAGAGACTGGAATAGTGAGGAGATGGCAAGTATGAAAGCTTACTTCTTAGATCTTATTAAAAACAGAGATGTTTCCAACGCAGTAGCTACTGCTTTCAACGTGCAACATCAATCTCCCCAAGTGCTCATCATCAAAGATGGCAAATGTGTTTATGATAACTCGCATATGGGTATTTCTTATCGTGAAATTAGTCAGCAATTAACAAATTTTGCCTGATCAAAAGGCAAAAGAAATATCCTGATCAATATCCGGGTTTAGACTCAAAGCAACCGGGCAAGTGAGTGCCGCATCTTTCAGCATCTTAAGTTGTTCTTCACTTGCATTGGTTTTCTGAAGACGGAAATCAATTTTTATTTTTGCAATTTTTCTTGGGCTTGCGCTCATTACTTTGGTAATTTCTGCATCAAGACCCTGTAGTTGAATGTCATACTTTTGAGCTCTGATACCCATGATTGTCATCATACAGCTACATAAGGAGGCACAGACCAAATCAGTAGGAGAAAAAGCTTCTCCTTTTCCATTGTTATCAGTAGGGGCATCAGTAATAATTTTGTTCCCTGATTTGATATGTATTTCTTCTGTACGTAATTCCCCAAGGTATGTAGACTTTATGGTTACCATCTTCGTTATTGTATTTGCGGTTTAATTGAATTTGTTTACATTTATTGATATGAGTGCGGAAATTAACAAAAAAAATATACGGATCACACTTACGCTCTTGTGTTTGTTAATTACAGGAGGCACAATGGCACAACAAAATGATTCCTATGCTTATAGCCGGGAGTTTATTTGGGGAATTAGTAAAAATACGAACTCCGGCCTTATTGCCGGAGCAGCTATTAAGTTTAGCCGTATACTTGAAAAGGATCATTTTCAAACTTTTGGGCTTGAGATTGTAAATGTAAAGCACCCTAAAGAATTACGAAGAGTATCCAGGACGAGTGGCAATACTTTTATCTTAGGCAAAACTAATTATCTCTTCTCTGTACGACCACAATATGGTAGAGAGTGGGTAGTCTTTAAAAAAGCACCACAACAAGGTGTGCAGGTAAATGCAATTTTTGCTGGGGGACCTACTTTAGGAATTGTTATGCCATATTATGTACAATATGCTGAAAGCAATACCAGAACCGTTACCATTCCTTACTCCAACAGTCCAGGATTTGAGCCAACCCGTATCATTGGATCTGGTCCATTTCTGAAAGGCTTTGGGGAATCAGATCTGGCAATCGGAGCCAATATCA harbors:
- the ytxJ gene encoding bacillithiol system redox-active protein YtxJ — translated: MNWNTLDNSDTIAEIKESSALQPILIFKHSTRCSISSMTLNRLQRDWNSEEMASMKAYFLDLIKNRDVSNAVATAFNVQHQSPQVLIIKDGKCVYDNSHMGISYREISQQLTNFA
- a CDS encoding OsmC family protein encodes the protein MVTIKSTYLGELRTEEIHIKSGNKIITDAPTDNNGKGEAFSPTDLVCASLCSCMMTIMGIRAQKYDIQLQGLDAEITKVMSASPRKIAKIKIDFRLQKTNASEEQLKMLKDAALTCPVALSLNPDIDQDISFAF